The genomic DNA AGTCGAGATGGACTATCAAGTAAAAAGTGGGCAGATCGAAAAGAAATTGAGTTTTCAATTATTTGTGTTTCAGGCAGCTGAAAGATTAAAAAATAAGTAAAAACAGTAGCAACACAAATACACACAGTTTGGTTGGTCATCAGAAGGATCAGCCAAACTGTGTGTATTTGTGTATAGAAAAAGCAAATAAAAAAACCGGCCGTAGCCGATTTCCTTATTTAGCGATTTTTTTGCTTAAACGAGATTTGTCGCGGTTTGCTTTGTTTTTGTGGATAAGACCTTTAGTTTCAGCCATATCGATCGCTTTAACAGCGTCTTTATATAACGCATCTACGTTGTCAGCACCTGAAGCTACAGCATCCTCAAATTTTTTGATTGCAGTACGCATAGCACTAGTTTGAGATGAATTTTTTACATTCGCGTTTTCGCTTGTGCGAACACGTTTGATTGCAGATTCAATGTTTGGCATTTGTTTCACCTCCGATAAGTAAAGTTCTTACGCGTGTTACCGCATAATTCAACATTCATTATTATACCTAATGCGAGCGCGCATTGCAATATCAACATGACAAGTTTTTTTCCTTAACACGTAAGAAATATCAGAGAGAGTGGATTTATGAGAGGTAGAAGAACAAGAAAACAAAAGAAAAAGCGCTGTTGTGGGAGACAACAAGCGCTTAACCAAACGTGGTTTAATTTATCTTGGTAAATAAATAATTGAATGGGATGTTTGGTACTGAAATAGTATATAACAAAGTCAACCGTTTGCAAAGTTTTTTTTGAAAAGGGATACGATTGCTTCAAATCAACGAATCATACCGTTAACATAGATTAGTTATTTTATAACTAATTCGAATGCATGAAAATGAGCTATTCAGGTGTTCCAATGATTTTGATGTATTCGTCGATGTTTTTGATCATCATTCGTTTGATGACTAATTGATTTCGGCGATTCCATTTTCCACTAACTTCCAATACATATTTGTTTAAAGGTAAACGTAAAACATATTTTGCCAAGTAGCGATCTTTAATTAGACAATTGATTACCCGGTCTTCAAGTTGGAGATTCAAACCAGTCAACATCATTGGTTGTTCTTGTAAAACATACGTATCAATCAAAAGACCTTCAAAAGTTTCCACGAGCGTCTTCCTTTCTTCTAAATCAAACATTTCGCACTTCTTATAAAATTTCCTGCATAAAAGAGGTGCACTCACACCTAGTATAACAAAAAAGATGCACCAAGCCAAAAAAAAGCCGAAAGAACTTGAATAATCCAACGATCTGTCAAGTTTTCCGCCTTTTTTTATAAATAGTTGAAAAAATAGTTACGTATATTAAAAATTGGCATCAAAGACGTTTTGGATCAAATCAGGAAATAGTAAGTAGGTCAATCCAATAATCAATAGAACAGCCAATAAAAACCATCCAACAGTCCCAAAGAAATATTTTAGTTTTTGCATATGCGATCACCTCAAAACTAGTATACCACGAACAAAAAAATTATCCTTTTCTCAACCACTAGATGCATCATTATTTATTAAAAGAAAACAATTGGAGAATGCAATAGGCAATCCCAGAAGCAATCACAGGGCCTGCTGCGATCCCTTTTAAGAAAACAACGCCTAAGATCGTTCCAAAAACTAGAGCCACAGTGATTTGTGGATCTGTAGCAATCAAGCCAACGCCTTTAGACGATAAAACAGCAACTAAGCCACCACAGAAGATCGCTACCCAACCCATAGGTGATTTGAACGCATCAAGCAAATCTTTTAGACCAATATCACCTGTAGCAATAGGCACTAAAATCGCCGCAGTAATGATCGTCACGCCAATATTGATTCCTTTCCCTTGGAGCCATGTCAAAAAATCTTTCGATGCAGGAATAAACTTAACAAGTAAAATAAAACCAGTCGCTAACATCAGACTTTGATTTTTAGCAAGGACGGCAACCAGCATGATCAACCCAAGAAATAACCAACTTTCCATCAAAAAACCTCACTTTCTAATTATTCATCATACCATTTTTTTTATATGATGCAAAAGAGTCATTAGTAAAATGTTTGATAGAGCATAGAAGGAACAAAAGGGTGTGAAGAATTAGACGAAAAGATAAAAATGAGAAAAATAGCTACGTTGATGATGTCAAAACATGTTTTTATGAGGTGAAGAATAGAGGGTGTGATTTCTCATGTATACTTGATGTGAAAAAAGTAACAGATCAACAATAGATAAAAGAGAAAGAGTGAATATTTGTAAGACTCAGCAGAAATGGCGTAATTAAATAAGAGGAGATGGGAAAAAGAGAAGAAGATTATGTGGCATGTCATTCCATACATTGATTGATCAATTAAACATACATAAAAACTGTGACGTACTGCTTACAACAAAATTATGATAGACATAATAAAAAAGGAGGTCATTTATGAAACGAAAACCGATCAATAAACGCCAAATCTTGTTGATCATCACTGGCATATGCCTATTATGGATTGGAGGAACAATGTATATGGACCATTTGAAGTTAGAAGAAGAAATGATTCAAGTTGTGAATAGTGAAGAAGCAAAAAAAGTTTTGGAAACAGGGCTAAAAAATCTAGATCCTAATGCGTTGACATCTGAAGGAGTAATAAAAAATTATAAAATTGATTATGAAAATATCAAGAGAAATCCAATGGGTGGGATTAGTGTACCCCTAATTATTAATGATAATGATAAGCTACTTATTTCCAACCTCCTAAGTCGCAATTTGGCAAATGGCAAGCTAGGTGAGCTAAAAATTGGTAGCTCAAATACTACCTATGAACTACATGAATTATTGAAAAAAGGAGCGGAAGATAGTGAAGAATAGTGAAGAAGAAAAGGTTGAAATAGCCAAGCAACAATACGAAGCTTTACATCTAAAAGGAGAACTCTTTATAAATACTAATAAAGAGTTCATCGGTTACGTCTCCCACATCAACAGTAAAATCACCGGCGAACAATCCTTTATCATCACCGACAAATATGTTCCGTTGTCAGCACCGCTTAGCGAAAGGGAAAGCGTAAAAGAAGTCACGGTTTTATATCGTGGTTCGTCGTTTGATTCTTCATTGGATGCCAAATTAGATTGGCAGTACAATAATATTTTTACAGCTTTTCAGGTAATCAATGGTGGTGGGGCAGCAGCGATGCCTCAGCTTCAATCTTCTGCGACAACACTACAACAAACATTGGAAGCTTATCCAAATGCTGAATTTAATGTATATGGTCATTCTTTAGGGTCAATGAATGCGCAATATGCGTTAGCAAGTATTTCTTCAAGAGATGCGGATCGTGTATATGGCTACGTGTATCAGGGGCCAAATATCTATGAGGTATTAACGCCTGAGCAAAAACGGCAAGCGGATTATTTGACCGAAGAGTATCGTCTTTTGAATTACATTGACTCAAAAGACTTAGTTGCGATTGGTTATGGGGAAGGCAAAAAGGCAGTTGGGCAGATCGTTTATCCACTATCTGAACGGCTGGGCTTGAGACGCACGATCGATCAACATATGTGGGGAGGTTACCAATTTGAGGAAGATGGTGCTTTATTAACAACGAATGGCAGTGGCACCGTATTAGCAGAGTATCAAAGACGATTGAAAAAAAGATCGATTGCTAGTATTAAAGGTGAATGGAGTGGACAAACAGGTGGAATGTCGGCAGCTAAAGAAGTTTACCTGGATGCAGTTCAAGCGAAAAGCATTGTTTCAGGAATGAAGACAGTGATTGATGAAAAAATCACTGAACTGATGACGGTCTATCAAACAGGCATCGATCAGGCGAATCAACTGTGGCAAGATACAATCGCTAATGCGCGTTCATATGGAAGCAATCTTACAGAGATGGAACAGCTAGAGGCGTTAGAGCAAGGAGGGGTGACTCGACAACACGTACTAATTGAACCAGTCATCGACTATGAAGCGGCGTTGAATCAACTTCGCTCGATCAAATCAAGTTACGAAGATCTGATCTACCAAATCAATCAGACGATTGATCAGCAAATACAATTGGATAGTGAATTAGCGAGCCAATTCAAGAAAGGAACATTTTAGTGATGGCTAATAATGAGTCGAAAGAAATGAAAAAAATCGAAGAAGATTATTGGCACAAGAAAGATGAATTAGAGAATAAAATAGCGGATCTTGAAGCAGAAAAACGTTCATTTGCACGCTACTTAGATCAATTAGGAGAAAAAATCCCTTTGACACAACGAACATTTTCAGACGGAGGAACGATTGATCCTCGTATCGCGTATCGTTTGATCAATGATGCAAGCGAAGAAGGGCAATATCTTGTACGTAAAGCATTATATAGGATTGAAGATGAATTAGCAGAAAATCAGCAAAACTATCAGTCAGCTAAATTAAATCATAAAAATCAATAAATGGAAGGGAAAGATAGCAATGTTTGATGAGCAAATAAAGGGACTAGAAAAAGCATTGATTTCTTGGTTTATTGCTAGTCATAGCCGTGCCAGTTCAGATACAAAAAAGAAAACGATCCAAGTCACGCGAGATCTCACGAACCAAGAGTTAAAAGATAGAACAAAACAGTATACCGATCGTTTAACTGATGCGGCAAAAGGAGAATGGGTCGATCAGGCAATGAGCGTGGTGAAAGACATAACAAAAGCTTTTAGTTAGAAAATTTAAAAGTCTCTGGGACATTCGACCTCTCGCACCACATAAAAAATGCTTAAAAGGTTGGAGCAAAAGCAACCTTTTCGAAAAATAAGGCGCAATCCATAAAAATATGAAAAACAATTTTCGTGGATTGCGCCTTATTTCTTGAGGCTAAACACTTCTGTCCCGACCGCGATTGAGAAGTTATTTACGTTTCAATCTTTCAAGGAAAAAGTCTTCCAATACACCGCCTAGCACAAAGATGAGCCAAGAGTAAGCCCAGCTTCGGGTCATAAAGGACCAAACCATGTAAACGATGAAGATGCCCGGCCAGTATAAACGTTCAAATAAACGAATCGTTTCCGCTGAGTCGCCATACATATGTTGAGACGCACGTGGTCCTGGCTCGTCTTCATCTGAGATAAAGAACGTGCCTTCTGCCACTTTTGAAAACCAAGTATAGATGATGCTGACATAGACGATAAAGAAGACGCCGAGTGCCACGGAAGCAAAGAAAAGTAATAAAGCGAATCCAATCGGTAAGCCAAAGGCTCTATTCGTCAAGATAGGTGTGACCGAAAGAATACATAAAATGATACCGAAAACTAATCCTACTCGAAAACTTTTCGCATAGGCTTCTGTTTGTTGTCTTGCTTCGATTTTTACTTGCTGTGAATAGGGACGATCATTTAGTTTCTTCTTACTAGCTGAATAGCTCAAACTTGTAGTAATAATCAAACCAACGCCTAAAGCAATCAGAAGAAACATTGCCAGAAAACCGAGAATCTCACTAATACTATTAGCAAAAAATACGAGCATTCCCACAGCTAAGATACAACTAGCAATTCCAGTTGAAAGAAAAAGGGAGAAACGACGGACTTGGTTCCAAAATGAAATCACTTCATCGAGTTCAATCTCGTTTTCCCAGACTTCTTCGCCAAAAGAGGACCGAGAAAGTTCCAATTCTTGGAGGATCTCATCAATAGAACCAAATTCACTGATGACTGCGCCAATGGCTTCATGCTCTGATTTTCCTTCTTCTAATAATCCGTGATACTGATCTTCCATGATTGCCAATAGGTCTTCTTTGGCTTTTTTTGTTTCAGGTGTATTCGGTACATTTAAAAATAAACTATCTAGATAATCCTTAATGGTTTTCATGTTTCTCCTCCTTGTAGAAAACGGTCAACAACGATTTTTGTTTGCTGCCACTCGTCTTTTTTTTCTTCTAATAATTTCTTCCCAGCACTACTGATTCGGTAATACGTTCGTTTCTTGCCATGGGTGACTTCGCCAGGATAAGAAAGGATCAGCCCTTGCTTTTCTAGGCGTGTAAACGCGGAGTATAAGGTTGTTTCCTTGATGATATACATTGAATCAGTTCCCTCGCGAATCTGTTTAGAGATTTCGTACCCGTAGGAATCTTCTTTGGAAAGAATCGATAAGATGATGGCATCATTATACCCACGAATTGCATCACTTGATATCACTCGATCGCCTCCTTCATAATTACTACATCTGTCGTAATAATTATAAAACAATTACTACGACAGGTAAAGTAAATAAAATGAATTACTTAGAATTCAGTCTTAGGTCTGAGTCTTTTTGGTAGAAATCGATCACTAGAGACAATACATGTAGAAATGTAGCAATGTTCAGTCTAGATGTTTATTTCTTTTAGTCTCATTTGAGCTTTTATGAGTGATTTGGTACAATTGATATAAATATAGTGAAAAGGAGGGACATATTTAATGGGCAGCTTGACTAAAATAACAGAAACAGATAATTATTCTAGATATCATATTAGCTTTAGTCATGCAATTATTTTTGTATTTTCTATCCAAGGCATCAGTGCGCTTAAAAATAGAAAAATCAATCAAAAATAAATGACCATTCAATATGTTTATTCCATTTTTAGCTAAGTACCAGATAAATGAAATAACAACAGGTCATGAATTTTTTCATGGCTTTTTTGATTGGTCTTAAGGAGCGAGAAAATGTATATTCAAGCGAATAAGATCAGTAAAAAGTATAGTGGCGTACCTCTTTTTGAAAATTTGAGTTGCACACTCAATAAGCACGACAAAATCGGATTGATCGGACAAAATGGAACTGGGAAAACAACTCTTCTTCAAATGTTGATCGGGTCTGAAGGTGTTGATAAAGGGACAGTTAGTAGGAAAAAAGGGCTGTCGATTGGTTATATTCCACAGAAAATGGAAAATGGCTCAATCGCTACTTTTGACTATGTGTATCAGAGCTTCAAAGACATCCAAGAATTGCAAACACAACTCAATTACTATGAAGAAAAAATGTGTATCGCAACGGAAGATCTGGACCATATCATGAAAGTATATGGTGACTTGCAGCAACGATTTGAGATGATGGGCGGATATGGATTAGAAGATCGAATCACGAGTGTTTTGAAAGGATTAGATCTTGCAGAACAAATTGAAACACCCCTTGATCAATTAAGTGGAGGCGAACGTATTCGAGTAGAATTAGCCAAAGTATTATTACAAGAAAATGATGTCCTTCTATTAGATGAGCCAACCAATCATCTTGATCTCGACTCCGTACAATGGTTAGAAGAATATCTGAGATTGACAAATTGTGCGTTCCTCGTGATTTCCCATGATCGTGCGTTCCTTGACAATGTAGTCAAAAAAATCATAGAGATCGAGGATGGTCAGTTCATCGAATATTCGGGAAATTATAGTCGTTACATGACGTTGAAGAAACAACGGATACAGGAACTTCAAAAAAATCATGAACTTCAGCAAAAAGAAATCAAACGATTGAAAGTAATGATACGACGCTATCGCCAATGGGGGAATGAAGGAGACAACGAAGCATTCTTTAAAAAAGCAAAAGAAATCGAGCGTAGATTAGAAAAAATGATACTGATAAATGCGCCTAAGG from Enterococcus mundtii includes the following:
- the rpsT gene encoding 30S ribosomal protein S20, which codes for MPNIESAIKRVRTSENANVKNSSQTSAMRTAIKKFEDAVASGADNVDALYKDAVKAIDMAETKGLIHKNKANRDKSRLSKKIAK
- a CDS encoding DUF441 domain-containing protein; translation: MESWLFLGLIMLVAVLAKNQSLMLATGFILLVKFIPASKDFLTWLQGKGINIGVTIITAAILVPIATGDIGLKDLLDAFKSPMGWVAIFCGGLVAVLSSKGVGLIATDPQITVALVFGTILGVVFLKGIAAGPVIASGIAYCILQLFSFNK
- a CDS encoding DUF1310 family protein, which produces MKRKPINKRQILLIITGICLLWIGGTMYMDHLKLEEEMIQVVNSEEAKKVLETGLKNLDPNALTSEGVIKNYKIDYENIKRNPMGGISVPLIINDNDKLLISNLLSRNLANGKLGELKIGSSNTTYELHELLKKGAEDSEE
- a CDS encoding permease prefix domain 1-containing protein — its product is MKTIKDYLDSLFLNVPNTPETKKAKEDLLAIMEDQYHGLLEEGKSEHEAIGAVISEFGSIDEILQELELSRSSFGEEVWENEIELDEVISFWNQVRRFSLFLSTGIASCILAVGMLVFFANSISEILGFLAMFLLIALGVGLIITTSLSYSASKKKLNDRPYSQQVKIEARQQTEAYAKSFRVGLVFGIILCILSVTPILTNRAFGLPIGFALLLFFASVALGVFFIVYVSIIYTWFSKVAEGTFFISDEDEPGPRASQHMYGDSAETIRLFERLYWPGIFIVYMVWSFMTRSWAYSWLIFVLGGVLEDFFLERLKRK
- a CDS encoding PadR family transcriptional regulator, yielding MISSDAIRGYNDAIILSILSKEDSYGYEISKQIREGTDSMYIIKETTLYSAFTRLEKQGLILSYPGEVTHGKKRTYYRISSAGKKLLEEKKDEWQQTKIVVDRFLQGGET
- the abc-f gene encoding ribosomal protection-like ABC-F family protein is translated as MYIQANKISKKYSGVPLFENLSCTLNKHDKIGLIGQNGTGKTTLLQMLIGSEGVDKGTVSRKKGLSIGYIPQKMENGSIATFDYVYQSFKDIQELQTQLNYYEEKMCIATEDLDHIMKVYGDLQQRFEMMGGYGLEDRITSVLKGLDLAEQIETPLDQLSGGERIRVELAKVLLQENDVLLLDEPTNHLDLDSVQWLEEYLRLTNCAFLVISHDRAFLDNVVKKIIEIEDGQFIEYSGNYSRYMTLKKQRIQELQKNHELQQKEIKRLKVMIRRYRQWGNEGDNEAFFKKAKEIERRLEKMILINAPKDPRKKLTTISQEDLSGKEVLVAKNIKKTVGKKCLFSDSSFMVYRGERIALLGKNGSGKSTLLKVVMGEIGVDEGVIKTGASLSIGYLPQRLTFDQPEQRILNYAKYLIPDEQKARQVLANFGFFSGDVTKRIKDLSGGEQVRLYLLKLFQKKINVLILDEPTNHLDIYVREEIEELLSTFTGTILAVTHDRYFLRKNFDQILLVENEKIEKLLYEDHSF